Within Winogradskyella helgolandensis, the genomic segment AAAGCGAAAAAGTAACCGATGAAAGAGCTGCAGGTTTATCGTTTGAGATTTCACAAAAAATTCAAACTGATATGACCTATCCAGGACAAGTAAAAGTAACTGTGATTAGAGAAACTAGAGCAGTAAATATTGCGAAGTAAATAACATTACCAATATAAAAACAATAAAGAGCACTCTAAATTAGAGTGCTCTTTGCTTTTTAAACGTTAGGATGAACGCTGTACCTTCATTAAGCTTACTTTCCAGTTCAATTTCACCATTTAAAGCTTCAACTTGTGTTTTGGTAATATAGAGTCCAATCCCTCTAGAGTCCTTTCTATCTGTACCATGAAATGTTTGGTACATGTCAAATAATTGATCCTTAAACTTTGCAGTGTCTATACCAATTCCATTATCTGAAATTAGAATTTTTATAGTGTCTTTAGTGTGTATGGATTGAATAACGATTTGAGATTTTTTATTAGAATCAGCATATTTTATACCGTTTGAAATGATATTGTAAAACACGCTTTCTAAATAAGACCGGTTTGTATATAAGGTTTCATCCTGTCTTAAAGCATTGTGTATTGTAACCCCATTTTTAGTACAGTCTAATGTTAAACTTTCCGATATTTTGTTAATACAACGATGTAAGTATATGTGCTCATTAAACTCGTTTAAATTCGTTTTAGATTTTATACTGATAATGTCGTCTAAATCATCTATCGTTGTGGTTAAGGATTCCGAAATTGATTTTAAATGCCCAATAAGTTCTTTTTTTTCAGATTCTTCTTTTGCTTCATCATAAAACTCTAATATGTTCTTTAGATTTCCAATATGAGTATTTAAATTATGAGAAACGATATGAGTAAAACTGTATAATCTTTTATTTTGACTAGTGATAAGTTGAAGGTTTTTTTTGAGTTGTGCTTCGCTGTTTTTAGTGGTGGTTATATCTGTATGTGTACCAATAATACGTGAAGGTCTGCCTTTATGGTCTCTTTTTGCAATTTTCCCTTTATCTAAAATCCATTTATAAGAACCATTTTTACATTGAATGCGATATTCGTGTTCATACAAATCAATGTCACCTTTTAAAAGAGAATTAAAATCGTTGTAGTAGTCTTCCTTGTCATCTTCATGCACTTTGTTATCCCAAAACTCAGATGTGTTTTTTAGCTCATTATCAGCATAACCAATAATCTGTTTTGATTCTTTAGAGTAGAATACTTTGTTAGTTATAATATTCCAATCCCAAAGTCCAACTTTAGATAATTCTAATGCGATTCTATGTTTCTCTTCCTCTAGTGAGCACTCCGAAGTTGTGTTGTTTTTATAACGATTTGACTTATAGTTTTTTAGGTTTAGGCTTGGGAATTTCATTGCTTTTTCTTTAATATTAAGACACTACAAGAATTATTTTGTCACAATAAAAGTGATGTTTTTTTTTATTTTCTTGGATGAAACTTATTTAAAACCTCACTTAAATGCGAACGATCTACATGCATATATATTTCAGTAGTTGTAATGCTTTCATGGCCAAGCATCATTTGTATGGCTCTTAGGTCTGCACCATTTTCTAATAAATGAGTAGCGAAAGAATGTCTGAAGGTATGTGGAGATACGTTTTTATTCAATCCTGTTTTTTCTACTAATTGTTTTATAATCGTAAAAATCATAGCTCTTGTAAGTTTTCCTCCTTTGTAGTTTAAAAAGAGGATGTCTTTAGAATGAGGTTGCACATCAATATGGTTTCTAATTGCAATCCAAATATTTATGAATTTTTGAGTGTTTAACCCAATAGGGACAAAGCGTTGTTTATCTCCTTTACCAGTAACTTTAATAAAGCCTTCTTCAAAAAACAAATCTGATACTTTTAATCCTATTAGCTCACTTACACGTAAGCCACAGCTATATAAAGTTTCTATAATCGCTCTATTCCGTTCCCCGAGGTTGACTCCATTATATTGGTAACTTAAATCGATGGCATTAATTAAGTTATCAATATCAGAAATAGATAACGTATCTGGCAGCTTTCTACCTATTCTTGGAGACTCAAGTAAATCTAAAGGATTGGTAGTTCTGTAATTTTCAAAAATTAGGTAATCAAAAAAATTACGAAGACCAGATATCAATCGTGCTTGCGATCTTGGGTTTATAGTTTTTGAAATTGAATAAATAAAGTCTTTAACAGTATTAGTATCTATAACAGTAGGGCTAGTTTTAATAGAGTGATTTTTAAGATGTAAGATGAGTTTTTTTATGTCGTAACTATAATTCTCAATAGAGTTATTAGACAATCCACGTTCTATACGAAGATAATGTCTGTAATCTGTTAATGCTTGCTCCCATTTCATGGTTAAAAATAGTGATTTTAGCTCTTAAATTAACTTAAATGATTACGTAATTTACTGCATTTATGAGTTTAATTGTTAACAAGTGTTGTTTTAAGTGGCTTAATATAAGTTATTTAGGTGTAAATGTTAAAAATAATGTTAATAACTATACAGTGAAATTTTCATAATAGAAAAAAAAGGCTTTAGTTTGTAGTAATCAATTTAAAACTTATAATATTATGAAAAAATTATTTTTATGTGCTGCGCTTGCAGCATTTGCTTTTACAAATGTAAATGCACAAGAAGTGACATTTGGAGCTAAAGCTGGTCTTAACTTAGCTTCTATTTCCGGCGATGACACAGATGATCTTGATGGTAGAACTGCTTTTCACATTGGTGCTGTTGCAGAAATTTCTATCTCAGAAAAATTTTCTGTACAACCAGAATTATTGTATTCAATTCAAGGTGCGGCATTTAAGGAAGATGGTTATGAAGAAACTTTGAAATATGATTATTTAAACTTACCAATCATGGCTAAATATTATGTAGCTGAAGGATTTAGTGTAGAAGCTGGACCTCAAGTAGGATTTTTATTGTCTTCTAAGTATGAAGCTGAATTTGACGGAGAATCTGAAGAAGCTGATAATGACGATGCTAGCAGTATTGATTTTGGACTTAATTTTGGTCTTGGATATAAAATGGACAGTGGTTTAAATTTTGGAGTTAGATATAATTTAGGTTTATCTAATATGTATGATGGCGAGTTTTCTGATGATTTTTCAATAAAAAATAATGTTTTACAAGTATCTGTGGGATATTTTTTCTAATCTGAAATAGATATTTTATAATTTAAGAGAGGCATTTTGCCTCTCTTTTTTGTTTAAAAAAATTTAGAATTATAAGCAACAAAATGTTTTAAGTTTAAAATTAATGATAAGGCGTATTTAGTCCTAATTTTTGAAGTTTTAGAAATCAGTCGTTTAGGTTGTTTTTGTGTTTTGAGGTTGGTTTTTACCGATGAAATACACTAAATTTTAACAAATTTAGGGTTTCCACTATAAAACTAAAGTCTACATTTGCCGACCAAATTAATTATCAAATTTAAACTTAAATTATGAAAAAATTATTGTTTACAGCTGCAGTAGCAGTATTAGGATTTACAAGTGTAAGTGCACAAGAAGAAGTTAAGACTTACAGTTTTGGTGAAGGTGATATCTTTATTGAAGGTATGGTTGGATTTAGCAGTTCAAATGACAAAAACACTGAGGTTAAAGAAAACGGTTTTGAGATTAGCCCAAAATTAGGGTATTTCATGAGCGAAGATTTAGCTATTGGTGGTGAATTATCATTTATGTCTTCTAAAGAAGAAACTGCAGGAACTGATACAGCAGATCAATCTACTTTTGGTGTTGGTGTATTTGCACGTTATTACTTTTTAGATTTAGGTGAGCGTTTTAAAACTTATACTGAATTTGGTGTTGGTTACGCTAGTACTAATTATGAACTTGCTGATTTCAAAGTAAATGGTTTCGGAGCTGGTTTAGATTTAGGTATTAACTATTTCGTAACTGAAAAAATTGCTTTAACATTTGGTTTAAAGAACGTATTATCTTTCGCTTCAGCTAAGGCTGACGTTGATGGAGCAGAAGCTGTATCAGAATTTAACTTAGGTTTTGGTGATGTTGCTAACCCATTCGGTGGTAATGCTGCTTTTGGTATCTTATTCAAGTTATAAGACTCAAAACAACAAATTATTATAATTAAAACCGAAGCAATCGCTTCGGTTTTTTTATGCCGTTTTTTAGGATTATAAAAACTAATTCAAAATGATCCACGTCATTAATCCTATTGTTTAATAGCTATAATTTTGTATCAACGAATTTGGCATAAAGCCCAAAACTTAAATATTAAAAATTATATATCATGAAAAAATTAATGTTAATGGCTGCAATCGCAGTTTTCGGATTCACAAATGTAAATGCTCAAGACGATACTTCAGGTGGACAAACATCGGAAGGTAAATGGTTAATTGAGGCAAATACAGGTAATCAAATGTTAGGAACGACAGGGCTTTATTTCTCATCGAGTGATGGTAGTTCTAACTACAATATCGGTTTAGATGGTGGCTATTTTATTATGGATGATCTTGCAATTAAAGCTGGTTTAGGGTATGGTGGCTTTAGTCCTGATGAAGGTGATTCTACTAGTTCATTTTCTTACCGTTTAGGGGCAAAGTACTACTTTAATAGCATGATTCCTGTAACAGTAGATTTAACAGGTGCTTCAGGTGATGGAGCTGAAAATTATGCAGGCGAAACACCATTATGGTTAGGTGTAGGTGCCGGTTATGCATGGTTTATTAGCGATAATGTTTCTATTGAACCAGGTTTAAGATACAATGTCTCCTTAAACGAAGATTATACAGATGAAGGTGTACTGCAATTCAATGTTGGTTTTGCTTTACATTTCTAGAACTTACGACATTTTAAAAATAAAAAAACCGAAGTATTTCCTTCGGTTTTTTTATGCGCATAATTTAATATATTTACAGTATGAAGCAACTTATCATTATTAACGGCCCAAATTTGAATCTCTTAGGCAAGCGCGAAACCAATATTTACGGTAATTTAACGTTTATGGAGTTTTTTGATGCTGTAGTGCAAAAATATCCTAATGTAAAGCTAGAACATTTTCAATCTAATATAGAAGGAGAGCTTATTGATAAAATTCAAGAGGTTGGTTTTTCGTATGACGGTATTATTCTAAATGCCGCTGCTTACACACATACCTCTGTCGGAATTGGTGATGCTGTTAAAGCCATCACAACTCCGGTTGTAGAAGTGCATATTTCTAATACATTTTCAAGAGAAAAATTTAGACATAAATCGTTTATATCTCCAAATGCTAAAGGAGTGATTTTGGGCTTTGGCTTACAGAGTTATGAGTTGGCTATTGAGAGTTTTATTTCAATCTAGTAGGAATGAACAATATGATAGGTAAAACGTTCTACTTTTTCGAATACTAAAACTGTTTTATATGAAGCCTTTTATTAAAGTACTCTTATTGTTTATTCTTATAGGTGGTGTGTTTAGTTTACAAGCTCAAACGGATTTTGGTATTAAAGGTGGATTTAATTTTACCTTTTATAACGTTGAAGAAGCTAATTTTGGTGATGATACCAATGTGCAAACAGGAGTTTATGTAGGTGTCTTTGCTGATTTTGAAATAGAAAATGATTTTCATTTACAACCCGAATTACTTTATATAGGGCTTGGAGATTTTAAGTTTTTAAACGCTCCAATTTATTTAAAATACAATATCAATGATAATTTTAATATTCTTGTTGGTCCGAGTATCAATTATTTCTTCGATTTTTTTAATGCTAAACTTAAGGTGAGAGCAGATTTAGGATTTGCTTATAACCTCACTTCAAAATTAGATCTACACATGAAATATACCATAGGTTTTGAAGAAATAACACCTAATGGATTGTTTTTAGGTTTAGGTTACAAATTATAAATTCCATTGGTTTTTCACAAAAGAGTTAATGTTTTATGTCATTGAGTTGATGTAACTATTAAACTTTTACGATTGTTTTTTGACTAAAAAAGTAAACTTGTTAAACTGCTGTTAAGCCTTATTGTTGCTGGGATTTTGACTATTAGATTTGTTGTTTTAACCCAAATAAAACAATAATAATTATGAAAAAAATAATAGTTTTTACAGGAGTATTTTTAATGGCATTAACATCTGTTTCTGCACAATCAGATTCAAAAACAATTCAGTTGGGAGCAAAGGGAGGTGTCAACTTTTCTAAGATCACTGGAGACGATTTTGAAGATGTAGATGCCCGAACAAGTTTTAATGTAGGTTTAGTTGCTGAAATTCCACTTTCGGAACGGATTTCTTTTCAACCAGAGGTATTTTACTCAGGACAAGGTTTTGATATTGTACAAGGTGAAGACCGAGTTTTTGATACCAGTGAAGATGTAGAATATCAATTAGACTACATTCAAGTTCCTTTATTATTTAAAGCCTATTTAGTAAAAGGATTAAGTATTGAAGCAGGTCCACAATTCGGATTTAAAATTCATGAGGAATTTGATTCGGAGCCTAACTCAGATGGTGGTGATATAGAAATTGATGAAGATGATTCTTATGTTAAAGATTTTGATACCAGTTTAGCTGTAGGAACGTCTTATAAGTTTGATAACGGTTTCTTTGTAAGTGCACGTTATACTATGGGATTAACAAACATCTTTAAAGAAGATACACTTTTTGAGAATGTAGATGGTAAAAATGAAGTTGTACAAGTTGGTTTAGGGTTTATGTTCTAATCTAGCCATCCTGAATAATAGTATAAAAAAAGTTCCAGTTAATTCTGGAACTTTTTTGTTTTATAGCTTAATCTTTTGAATTTAATTGAAATGCTATCCTTCTAATTTGGTAAAAGTAGAATCGTAGGTTTTGGAGTAAACTAAACGATTTTAGTATAAGTGAAAGGTCACTATTCGATAATAAATCAACAGAGGTGTTAAAGTTCCATTTTAACTCTAAATTGCGTATTAAGATTATTTAACTAATTTATAACCAAGCAGTTGTTTGATATAATTGAAAATGAGCTATTTTTGATAATGCTATAACTATTGACGTCATGACATCTTCTGTTAAACACCTGATATGCCTTATTGCTTTTTTTAGCGTGTATCTAATCTCTACTTCACAATGTTATGGACAGCAGAGCTCACAATTTGCTACCTTTCAAGAAGATTTAGCATCACAAAATTGGGATTTAGCAGTTAATGGAATTTTCTTAACTAAAAATATTTCTTTTACCGCGAGTCAGTTTGAATTTTTAAATGCTGAAGCGAGCTTAATAGAGGTTCCTTTGTTATTTAAAGTGAAGATAACCGAGAAATTGAGTCTTCTGTCTGGTGCTAAAATAGATTTTTACAAAGTACAGCAACGTCTGTCTTCTGATGTAGGTGTTTCAATATCTACGGGCTTACAATACGATATAAATAAGAATGCCTTTATTAATGCAGGGTTTAATTTTCAAATAAATAATACAGGTTATGGTTACAATTATAACTATGGAAACAACTCTAGTCTTAATTTAAAATCCGGAATTAAGTTTTAAACAAAAAAAATGCGATTCAATTTTGAATCGCATTTATTATATATTGAACCATCCGAGTAAGAACTCCTAATTTTTGAGAAGTTTGGGATGGGATTATAAGTGTATTACTTCATCATAAGCAGCAGCAACAGCTTCCATAACGGCTTCACTCATTGTTGGGTGAGGATGCACTGTTTTTAAAACTTCGTGTCCTGTAGTTTCTAACTTACGACCTAATACAGCTTCAGCAATCATATCGGTAACACCAGCACCAATCATATGACAACCTAACCATTCACCGTATTTGGCGTCGAAAATAACTTTTACAAAACCATCTTTTGCACCACTAGCACTTGCTTTACCAGACGCTGAGAATGGGAATTTACCAATCTTTACATCCAAACCTTGTGCTTTGGCTTGTGCTTCAGTTAAACCAACACTAGCAATTTCAGGTGAACAATAAGTACAACCAGGAATATTTCCGTAATCTAAAGCTTCTACATGCTGACCAGCAATTTTTTCTACACAAAGAATACCTTCGGCAGAAGCAACGTGTGCTAAAGCTTGACCTGGAGTAACGTCTCCAATAGCATAATAGCCAGGAATATTAGTTTGGTAGAAATCATTAACTAAGATTTTATCTCTATCAACTGCAATTCCTACATCTTCTAATCCTATATTTTCAATATTAGATTTAATACCAACCGCAGATAATACGATATCGGCTTCTAATACTTCTTCCCCTTTTTTAGTTTTTACAGTAGCTTTAACTCCAGTTCCAGACGTATCAACAGAAGTCACTTCTGCAGACGTCATAATCTTAATACCAGATTTTTTAAAGCTACGTTCCAATTGTTTAGAGACTTCATCATCTTCAACTGGTACAATTTTATCTAAATATTCTACAATAGTGACTTCAGTGCCTATAGAATTGTAGAAATAAGCAAACTCAACACCAATCGCTCCAGAACCTACAACAATCATTTTTTTAGGTTGCTTCTCTAAAGTCATGGCTTGTCTGTAGCCAATTACTTTTTTACCATCTTGTGGTAAACTTGGTAACTCACGAGAGCGCGCTCCAGTTGCAATTATAATATGATCCGCAGAATATATAGTACCTTCAACGTCAATTTTCTTTCCGGTTTTTAGAGTTCCAAAACCTTCAATAACGTCAATTTTATTTTTCTTCATTAAGAATTTCACACCATTACTCATGCCTTCAGCGACACTTCGGCTACGTTTAACTACAGCGTCAAAATCGTGCTCTGCACCAGACACTTTAAGTCCGTAATCTTCAGCATGTTTAAGGTACTCAAATACTTGAGCAGATTTTAAAAGGGCTTTTGTAGGAATACAACCCCAATTTAAGCATACACCACCAAGGCTTTCTTTTTCTACAACGGCAGTTTTAAATCCTAATTGTGATGCTCTAATTGCAGTTACGTAGCCTCCTGGACCACTTCCTAATACTATAATATCGTATTTACTCATGGGTAAGTTTTTTTATTGAATTTTTGAAGTTACAAAAATAACGAATTCCAAAAAGAAAATCCCAAAATCCAAAACCTTTAAATTCAATAATGCATTATTTTAAGTTCATTTTTGGAATATTGATGTTGTCTTTTATATTTCAGTTAAACATCATCCGTAAAATGCCTTGGGTTTTTATCTTGTTGAAACTTGTTTTTGTTATATGCTTTTGATTGTCCTTTCGCTATGGATAGAGACTTCCATTCATTTCCTTTTATTATTTTTCCTATGAATACCATCTGACCGACATGATAAGCGTAATGCATCATTTGTCTGTTAATAGCTTCAGTCACTGAATGTCCTCCATTTCTTATGTAGATAGTTTTTTCTAAATCGGATACGTTTAACGGAGTAATAGCTTCAAACAGACTATCCCAACCATCGTTCCAGGCTTTCAATAATTCTGCTTTGGTAGTAAAATTGTCCACAAATTCTTCATCACGACGTCTCCATTCCTTTTCACCATCTTCGGTTAAAAAGTTGGTCCATCGGCTCAGCATATTTCCAACAAGATGTTTCACTATTATGGCAATAGAATTTGAATCTTGAGCAAATTCTTTTTTTAGATCGTCAAAAGATAATTTAGCTATCGTCTTGTCTCCAAGAGCTTTGTAATATTTAAATTGTTTTATGGTGCTCGTTAAATAACTATTCAAAACATAGAGGTTTAATGATGGGTGTTAGGTGTTAAAAACTAAATACTAGTAGTTAGACTTTACGTAAGAATGTTTTCAATGAAGTGAAAAAAATGAATATGATATAAAAGTGTAAGTTTTATATCCATTTTAAGACTCTTTAGATAACTAAATTCTAGTTTTACCAATTTACTATTTATAAATGAATTCTTAATGAAAAATTATATAATTGTCCTCTTCGTTGCATTACTGTCAAGCTGTAAAAATGAAAATTCTAACAACCGTAAAACAGATTTAGAAACGAATCCTAAGACCTTAACTGCAGATGATATTATTAGTAAATCTATTGCTGTTTCTGGTGGTAAACGTTTCGAGAAATCTAGTTTAAAGTTTGAATTTAGAGATGTTTATTACCAAGCCTTGCGTAAAAACCACGAGTTTCTTCTAGTTAGGGTTTTAGTGAATGATAAGGATTCTATTTTTGATATGCTAAGCAACGTAGGATTTGAACGCTACCATAATGATGCCTTTGTGAAGCTTGAAGATTCAA encodes:
- a CDS encoding porin family protein codes for the protein MKKIIVFTGVFLMALTSVSAQSDSKTIQLGAKGGVNFSKITGDDFEDVDARTSFNVGLVAEIPLSERISFQPEVFYSGQGFDIVQGEDRVFDTSEDVEYQLDYIQVPLLFKAYLVKGLSIEAGPQFGFKIHEEFDSEPNSDGGDIEIDEDDSYVKDFDTSLAVGTSYKFDNGFFVSARYTMGLTNIFKEDTLFENVDGKNEVVQVGLGFMF
- the aroQ gene encoding type II 3-dehydroquinate dehydratase → MKQLIIINGPNLNLLGKRETNIYGNLTFMEFFDAVVQKYPNVKLEHFQSNIEGELIDKIQEVGFSYDGIILNAAAYTHTSVGIGDAVKAITTPVVEVHISNTFSREKFRHKSFISPNAKGVILGFGLQSYELAIESFISI
- a CDS encoding sensor histidine kinase — its product is MKFPSLNLKNYKSNRYKNNTTSECSLEEEKHRIALELSKVGLWDWNIITNKVFYSKESKQIIGYADNELKNTSEFWDNKVHEDDKEDYYNDFNSLLKGDIDLYEHEYRIQCKNGSYKWILDKGKIAKRDHKGRPSRIIGTHTDITTTKNSEAQLKKNLQLITSQNKRLYSFTHIVSHNLNTHIGNLKNILEFYDEAKEESEKKELIGHLKSISESLTTTIDDLDDIISIKSKTNLNEFNEHIYLHRCINKISESLTLDCTKNGVTIHNALRQDETLYTNRSYLESVFYNIISNGIKYADSNKKSQIVIQSIHTKDTIKILISDNGIGIDTAKFKDQLFDMYQTFHGTDRKDSRGIGLYITKTQVEALNGEIELESKLNEGTAFILTFKKQRAL
- a CDS encoding outer membrane beta-barrel protein encodes the protein MKKLLFTAAVAVLGFTSVSAQEEVKTYSFGEGDIFIEGMVGFSSSNDKNTEVKENGFEISPKLGYFMSEDLAIGGELSFMSSKEETAGTDTADQSTFGVGVFARYYFLDLGERFKTYTEFGVGYASTNYELADFKVNGFGAGLDLGINYFVTEKIALTFGLKNVLSFASAKADVDGAEAVSEFNLGFGDVANPFGGNAAFGILFKL
- a CDS encoding outer membrane beta-barrel protein produces the protein MKKLMLMAAIAVFGFTNVNAQDDTSGGQTSEGKWLIEANTGNQMLGTTGLYFSSSDGSSNYNIGLDGGYFIMDDLAIKAGLGYGGFSPDEGDSTSSFSYRLGAKYYFNSMIPVTVDLTGASGDGAENYAGETPLWLGVGAGYAWFISDNVSIEPGLRYNVSLNEDYTDEGVLQFNVGFALHF
- a CDS encoding porin family protein; this encodes MKKLFLCAALAAFAFTNVNAQEVTFGAKAGLNLASISGDDTDDLDGRTAFHIGAVAEISISEKFSVQPELLYSIQGAAFKEDGYEETLKYDYLNLPIMAKYYVAEGFSVEAGPQVGFLLSSKYEAEFDGESEEADNDDASSIDFGLNFGLGYKMDSGLNFGVRYNLGLSNMYDGEFSDDFSIKNNVLQVSVGYFF
- a CDS encoding outer membrane beta-barrel protein, with translation MKPFIKVLLLFILIGGVFSLQAQTDFGIKGGFNFTFYNVEEANFGDDTNVQTGVYVGVFADFEIENDFHLQPELLYIGLGDFKFLNAPIYLKYNINDNFNILVGPSINYFFDFFNAKLKVRADLGFAYNLTSKLDLHMKYTIGFEEITPNGLFLGLGYKL
- a CDS encoding DinB family protein encodes the protein MNSYLTSTIKQFKYYKALGDKTIAKLSFDDLKKEFAQDSNSIAIIVKHLVGNMLSRWTNFLTEDGEKEWRRRDEEFVDNFTTKAELLKAWNDGWDSLFEAITPLNVSDLEKTIYIRNGGHSVTEAINRQMMHYAYHVGQMVFIGKIIKGNEWKSLSIAKGQSKAYNKNKFQQDKNPRHFTDDV
- the xerA gene encoding site-specific tyrosine recombinase/integron integrase, with the translated sequence MKWEQALTDYRHYLRIERGLSNNSIENYSYDIKKLILHLKNHSIKTSPTVIDTNTVKDFIYSISKTINPRSQARLISGLRNFFDYLIFENYRTTNPLDLLESPRIGRKLPDTLSISDIDNLINAIDLSYQYNGVNLGERNRAIIETLYSCGLRVSELIGLKVSDLFFEEGFIKVTGKGDKQRFVPIGLNTQKFINIWIAIRNHIDVQPHSKDILFLNYKGGKLTRAMIFTIIKQLVEKTGLNKNVSPHTFRHSFATHLLENGADLRAIQMMLGHESITTTEIYMHVDRSHLSEVLNKFHPRK
- the lpdA gene encoding dihydrolipoyl dehydrogenase, yielding MSKYDIIVLGSGPGGYVTAIRASQLGFKTAVVEKESLGGVCLNWGCIPTKALLKSAQVFEYLKHAEDYGLKVSGAEHDFDAVVKRSRSVAEGMSNGVKFLMKKNKIDVIEGFGTLKTGKKIDVEGTIYSADHIIIATGARSRELPSLPQDGKKVIGYRQAMTLEKQPKKMIVVGSGAIGVEFAYFYNSIGTEVTIVEYLDKIVPVEDDEVSKQLERSFKKSGIKIMTSAEVTSVDTSGTGVKATVKTKKGEEVLEADIVLSAVGIKSNIENIGLEDVGIAVDRDKILVNDFYQTNIPGYYAIGDVTPGQALAHVASAEGILCVEKIAGQHVEALDYGNIPGCTYCSPEIASVGLTEAQAKAQGLDVKIGKFPFSASGKASASGAKDGFVKVIFDAKYGEWLGCHMIGAGVTDMIAEAVLGRKLETTGHEVLKTVHPHPTMSEAVMEAVAAAYDEVIHL